A window of Punica granatum isolate Tunisia-2019 chromosome 8, ASM765513v2, whole genome shotgun sequence genomic DNA:
CACATAGGCATTCGACTAAATCTAATAACCTGACCTGTTGAAAAGCTGTATGTTGATAAAGGAGAACACTTGGGTGACGAGCTTACGGATAAAAAAGGAGGGCACCTAAAAACACAATTTTAATCAACGCATGAGTTACAAATATATACTCATGAGGGATAGGACACAAAGAGGTCCACATAAGAAGAAATTCCCAATGCATACATGATTTCCACGGAGACGGCTCATGAGAGAATCCAAAAATTTAACAATGCTTTCCCATTGAGAACCAAGCATTTGCTGCGAAGCGTTACCGGGAGATCTTGATGATTTACCAGCGTGTCGCGCTTTTGGTGCCTTGAAAAATTTTTGTAATGGAAAGAGAAAACATAGTTGTTAAGCATCTTTCACATTCTTCGAACAACTTAAAAGGATTCGCATAAAGTCAAACAAATATGTATTTAGAAAAGCAAATAAATCGTACAATCAAATAATGGAAAATTTAACAAAGCAcgaataatatttatttctcgAGGATAAGCAAATAATTGATGTAATCAAATGATCATCAAATTTAACAGAGAACAGACACATTTTcccttaaaaattattattatcatttgtGAATACTAttgcagattttttttttctttttgaaaaggaaaaaagtttaatacataaattaaaaaatgtacTTTCAAGAAAAGCTATTGAGAAATGCACTCCTATACCTGAGTATTTAAGCAATTTTACGGTTACTTCATAAACTAACTGCTCAAATTGCTTACCTGAATGCAAGAATTCAGCAGTTGTGATAATTCTTTCTTCAAATTGTCAcgaatcaaaccaaaaatcttcTCAACACAAGCAGTCAACTGCTGTTTAAAAAGTATTGCCGGATATCTTGCTTCCATATGCGACAAGCCATCATCAAACCCAACATGCTTAAATGGAGATTTTAAGCCCTGAAAGGAGATAGAACGAAGAGGCATAAATAACTCTCTTTAAACCTCTCTGCTGGtagtataattttaataatttttaataatccGGCTAATAAGTGCATAATATGTTGCGCAAACTTTGTAAAGCCTTGTTTTCCCACTGGATTACTATAAGAAAGAGAGGAACAAAACATGCCTTTACGCCAtaaaaactgaaattaaaaaacGCAGTCTTCATTGTCTAACTCACATGCACAAGTCTCGGGGTCAACCCAGAAGCCCGTGGAGAACGTTGAGAAGTTGCATTGAAAAATCCATTAGATCGTAAGTTCCTCTGCAAGAGGCAGAGAAGTGCTGACGCATTCGATAACCAGTAAGGCAAAGTAATGTTTTCGTCCCCCACCTGAAACAATTACAGAAAAGATTTGCGAAAGGCCAGCTTCATTGCAAAACTACTGCAAGAAAAGCAAGAACAATAAAAATTCAGCAGAAGATGCTTGTCAATCACCTTCAGCACTTCGTTGATTCCCTCAATTATATAGTCAAAAATGGCTGTCCTCTCCGATTCAAAGGCGTGCCAGTGAAGAAGACAGTTGTATATGACACAAGCAGCTAGTGGCTTACCATCTTTAAACCCTAGGTGTTCTTTGATACAACTTGACAGGAACTCATAGTTCTCCTGTAGATATGCTTGCCTCATTAGCTCGAAGCaaacaatttaaatttctAATATCAAATTACATTTTACCATTACTTGAGTTCTGAGACAGTAGACCAATTAACAGATGGTTATTGCAGCATgttgaaattaaaatcaaaacggGGTACAACCTGATGTTTCTCTGCCGTCAACTTTGGTCTTCGTGACTCAGATAAGCCATGTGAGAAGGACGCGAGGATTTTGGTAGGTGTAGGTGATTCCTGCAAAGCATGATCTTGACAACATGAGATAAAAGAATCCTTGGAAGGAAAACGGGTGGAAAGACAAAATGTGAAAGGGAGTTATCTTACATATGCAGCTGCTTTCCTCTCACTTTGTTGCAGGGCAAGTACTGCAGAGAATTTCTGAATTACCAAAAAGATGGTAAAGAGGACATTAATTGTTGTAGTCATACAAAGGAAACACATAAATCAAGGCAAGGCCTTAGTTATACATGGGCACTGTGGGTTGTTTCTCATCATCAGGCACCAATCATTTAGAGGGGGAGAGAAAAAGATTGTGTTCAAGAATCATTTCTAAAACTAAGCACTCACATCTGAATTAGATTTCAAAAAACCAGCCCTGTTGCTTCTTGGAGTCCCATTCAATGCTTTCTGCCGCAATACGTGGTTTTCACCCTCCACATTGGCAAGCTTTGCCTCAAGGCTGAGATTAAAAACAAGGCAGTGTATAGAAATGAAAAACTACAATATCAGAAACTAATGTAAGGCAAAGGAACTTTTTCAGCTTATTTGACCAAAGGGAAAAATAACTTCAACTGGTCAAGGAGAATGATGAAACGTAAATCCAGAACTGGTGCAACAAAACCTTTTCACATTCTCCTGCAGCTGAGAACACTTCTGTTGAACTTCGTTTAATTTCTCAATAGCATCACTCCTCTCCTTTTGAGCCTTGGAAAGAGCAAGCTCCAAGGCAGCATTTTTGCTTTCCAATATTTCCATTGAACTCTGTatggaaatgaaaaaaacgaaaaatgtGCGCAATGCCATATTTTTGAGAAAAGATCTACTTGTGAAGGAACTTAAACAGCACAAAAACGGAAGGTAGAACAAGCAAAATCTGATCATGTAAGGGAAAACTCCAACaaataagaagaaaaggacGAAGATGCACATAACTGACCTTTAAGTAGGCATTTTCCTTCTTCAGCTCAGTATTAGAAACAATTTCTCTCTCCAGAGCAGATTTTTCTTTGACAGACAACTCTAGTTGATTTTGCAGCACCGCATTCTTATTACACTCATTTATTGTTGCCAACTTAGTTGCATCTAATTCGAGAATCAAAGATTCCAATGTCTTTTGAAGTTTGGAAATTTCCACTGTTTTAGCATCTTCATTGGAAGCCTGCACCAAAAAgttattttaggtaaaaaatAAACTTGGAGCATAATGGAGAAAGCTCTGGAtactaataaaaagaaatgacAAATGAAATCCTTGTAAGTGTACCCTTAGTCTTTTCTCCAATTGCAATCGCAATGTAACATCTTCTAACCGCTTCTCTAGCTTATTCTTAGCTAGACGCAAGGCACCCGCTTCATTAGCCTCCTGTGAAGGACAAGTgtcatgagaaaaaaattcatggaaGAAAAGCTTATTAAGATGGACTCATGAGCTAAAAAAGGTGACTACAATTTGAAACAGGAAAAGCACAAACATTTCACCTGCTTAAGCCTTCTGAGCTCTCTTTTCGCAAGTTTTCGCCTCCATAGACATTGTATTGCAATGATAGAAGCTTGACGATTCTTGAAAGCCAAGCGGTACTTGCGCATTCTCCATCGAGCCTAAGCATTGCATAACATGCCTGAGTGATGAATATTTTCATTTGCCAAcgaacaaaaaattgaaaaaaattgatcgGTAAAggtaacaaaagaaaatttcccCATTAGACTGTTTAAACCAGTCTTTAGAAAGTACATAATCATTAAATGAAAAGCAGACTAAATTTGTCTGCACCATAAATAGACTTTCATTTCGCCTTGTATAATATTTGACAATTGAATGAGATTGCCCCAGTACGTTTTTCGATTGTGTTCTTACGAATGCTATAGATGGAAATCCCATCGTGGCCACTTTAACTAACACATTTACCTGAATATGAGTGGCTGCCCTGTGTCTCTTTACATACAAATATTTCTGGCGTCTTGTAAAACCGTGGATACTTGACTGCAACGTAATTGCAGCTGTGCGTAACTTCACATAAGCACTCCTTAACAGCCATCCTCTGACATACTTCTGCATTACAACAGCAGCTGCTGTCTTCCGTTTCACTTCATAAATCTTTCGCGCAAGGCATCCTTAAGCAAAGAAAACAGTAATTAATTTTACTCTTAACAAAACAAATCAGCCAACCTTTCTTGGCCAGAATTTTATCTGCTGAAAGAGACATGTCTGGTTCtattaatttcctttttgtaGCATTTCTTTTGCCTGCCAAGACCATGTCTTATGGGGAAAGATGGACCTCAAAATGGATAACCAACTAACTTCTCATCACCCAAGAGCTGGAGTTCTGATGCTATTTAAAAAAGATTCTAAGGTAGCTAAGCGGCTAAGTTAGTCTAGGAAGACAAGCCCTATCGCATGATAACACCTACAATCTAAGGGTCCAGGgaaaaatttagaaagaaCACTGACTACTCCAAGTACAACAACTTGCTAGCAACAAATAAATACAGCAGCAAATACCTCTGCAGTAAGTTTGTAGAACAGATGCAGCAGCTCTGGTTGATTTAAAGTTTCTCCGAGTGATAAATGTCTGAAGTCGACGCTGAATACGTTTGGCAGCACTGTCCAGAACCTCAGCTCGTCGAGAATCCAAAATTCCAATCTGACCTGCCCTAAGAAACACCTTGTTTTTCCCAAGCTGccacagaaatttaaaagccaaATCAAAACTatgaaaacagtaaatgcatgGTTATGCGTAGGAAGAGTATATCATAATACGGGGACAGCATTACTGTATGTGGAGGCAAAGTACCTGAAAATTATCAAGCTTCAGTTTACGCAAGATCTTTTCGGCTATCACTTTTTCATCATAGCTGaaatgaagggaaaaaaaatgcagtCAGAACAGAAGGTGCTAAAAATAGCAACATATCAAAAGTACCTGAAAATTGTGCAAGATGATGTTCAATTAGAAGTGTTGActgaaaaaaacaaattattttgCCAAATGCAAATAACACTCAATGTGAAACAATAGACATccgaaggaaaagaaagatggaTGGCTAAAAACACTTAACAACTACAATTGCAGCAAATTCACATTAACAAACTTGCTTTTAGTTAGAAACGTTTATACTTGGCCTATCGGTGCACCTAAAGGATTCATAAGGCAATCAACTAGAAACGAAGCAAATTATTGATAACAAACCTCCCATCCATAAGTTCAGGAGCTAGCAGACCAAAACGATCTACAAACTCGGCATAAGACCTTCGAGTTGGATAACCAGCCAAACTAATGCGAACAGCCTCTAGAACACCCTGCAGAAAATGACTTAATTAAATCATGATAGTTACAAGCTGTCATGAGAGAATCAAGGAAAAAATAAGTAACATAAGAATCCACCGAAAGAACACAGTATTCTGGTTTATCtgaaatcataaataaataacatttGACTGGTATATAACAATTAACAAGTACTCTTTGGTTTCCATTATATAGAATACAGAGATTAAGAATGTAGCTGcagcaagaaaagaaacaaatttCACTAACCCCACACCGCAGTTGATGCAATATGCtcaatttctcaaacttctgTGGTCGATTTAAGGAGTTTGGCTTCACACAGCGAACATAATGAGGTTCTGTCAAGTTGAGAGTTTCCATGAGAGCTTGAAGTTGTTGCTGCAAtcaggaaaaaagaaatagcgGGCACAACTTATTATTTGCAAAGAAAGTAAACGCCTGAATTTTAAATATCTAGCAGGCAaaccaaataataaatagaaatcctctcaaaacAGACCCATAAAGGAGACTTCAAAACCCACGATAACCAATccaacacaaaaaaaaacccaaaccTTACATTTAAAACAAGccaaaaaagaatttctaaATATTATGGAACAAGACAGATAGTTAAAGGTTGTaaccaaggaaaaaaaatgccaCACCTTAAATCTTGAGGAAActgaagaaaatttataagatGATCTTGCAGATTCCTCCGGCATTGAAGAGAAAAGACCAGCCACCAAACTGCATCTGGAAGATGACATTAAATTGCAGTGCTCTACCACAACGTAGTCACGATTTTTGTCTAGAAAAGTCTCTGTCTTGTACGTAACCTGCATCAGATACGGGAGCTAAGTGAGACTATCTGTAACTATTGGGATGCAACAGAATCCTAATTCCAAATGACTTGCCTTTCCAGCATAGTGGGAAATTGTGAAATCTGTCTGcgaaaatttaggtttttcCAACCTGGGATGTGATTGGAAGTGCTGAAATAGTTTGGTTGAGAAAGTTTGATGAGTAGATCTTGGGAACATGCTGCATGACCACAGAGGACAATTATAAACTTGAAGTACAGaacatatataatacattatataattattggaAGATCAATTCATACCAAGCTTCATCCAAGAGAGGAATAATCCCAATTGGTTTCTGCAAGTATTTGCATGAACAGAGACAATATATTAGACTAATGTATAAAATGAGATTGCTGATATTGGGGATATCTTAAAGATTTTTACGAGTAAATCAGAAAAACGCTTCATAATATGTTATCAGATGAGATAAATACAGCAAAGATTAGTTCCAGTAAGAAAAAATGGCTTTTGTACAGATGAAACCTATAGTATCTTTGTACTAGGAACCTATTTAGAAGATGAAAGTGGGATTTAGCCCCTGGAGTAACATTTCTAAGAACTCAGATAAGCAATAACCTTCTCAATCAAATCTAGAACATCTTGATTGTCTACAAAATCAATATAGCTCCAGTTGATTTCCTCTCTGTGATACTCTTCCTGCTCCATCTTGAATACATGCTGAAAGAAATAGCAGACGTCATATATGCCTCCCTAAAACTTTCATTTCATAATTTCCAGAACTGCAAGCACACACAATCTTCATATAAACCAATATGCACCTCATTAAAATGCTGCTGAAGCTTTTCGTTTGCAAAGTTGATACAGAATTGCTCAAAACTGCAAAGTCAAAAAATGACAATCAATCAGCACAAAGGTCCAATACTACACGAATAAGAactgctaatatatatatatatatatatatatatatatataaccatagGTCCAGGTAACAAGAACACAAATTTGACAACACCAGGCAAGATAAACTCGTATTTGATAATGTGTCGGCATAGGGATATTGATAATATGGATCAAGATTGTCAAACTTACCTGTTGCTATCAAAGCATTCAAATCCATAAATATCTAGAACTCCAATCTGTATATCGGAGTTTTGGTCTTGTCCAACTGACTTGTTGATCTTATCAACTAACCTGATCAAAACATAATTGAAGTATACATACATAGTTACAAAATGGAACTGAAACGAATAAAGAATATCACAGAAGTGTAATCTTTGTATTATACCAATCAAATAGCCGGGAGTAGACAGTCTTCGCTAATGCGTCTCGACTAGCAGCAGCAGCATTACAATCAAGGGCTTTCACAATATTTCCTTCACGAGTCTGAATGGAACGAGTGCAAAGAATTGCTAACAACAGTTTCACATCACACCTGATGAAATAGAATAAGATCATCCAGCATAAAATTGGTGGCCCATCAATGCTCAAAGCTCGAAAACTCAGATCCCAGAGAAAACTTATTTGACCGGCTCATAAGTGCAAGGTTTAAAAGAATGAGCAGGATCTGCAAGGAACTCAACACATCTTGGCTTTGAGCTGGAAAAGTAGTCAGGAACCAACTCAGCGCTAAGGAATcacttacatgaataaatcaGCAGCTATTTGCAAATGAAAGCT
This region includes:
- the LOC116215884 gene encoding myosin-15 isoform X1; protein product: MPEANMNLRKGSKVWAEDRNLAWVAAEVNDFVGKQVQVITSTGKKVLIIPEKLHLRDADDDDHGGVDDMTKLTYLNEPGVLYNLERRYALNEIYTYTGSILIAVNPFTKLPHLYNVHMMEQYKGAPFGELSPHVFAVADASYRAMVNEHKSQSILVSGESGAGKTETTKLIMQYLTYVGGRTVGDDRTVEQQVLESNPLLEAFGNARTVRNDNSSRFGKFVEIQFDTNGRISGAAIRTYLLERSRVVQITDPERNYHCFYQLCASGGDAEKYKLEHPSHFHYLNQSKTYELDGISNAEEYVKTRRAMDIVGISSEDQEAIFRILAAILHLGNIEFSPGKEHDSSVIKDQKSSFHLQIAADLFMCDVKLLLAILCTRSIQTREGNIVKALDCNAAAASRDALAKTVYSRLFDWLVDKINKSVGQDQNSDIQIGVLDIYGFECFDSNSFEQFCINFANEKLQQHFNEHVFKMEQEEYHREEINWSYIDFVDNQDVLDLIEKKPIGIIPLLDEACMFPRSTHQTFSTKLFQHFQSHPRLEKPKFSQTDFTISHYAGKVTYKTETFLDKNRDYVVVEHCNLMSSSRCSLVAGLFSSMPEESARSSYKFSSVSSRFKQQLQALMETLNLTEPHYVRCVKPNSLNRPQKFEKLSILHQLRCGGVLEAVRISLAGYPTRRSYAEFVDRFGLLAPELMDGSYDEKVIAEKILRKLKLDNFQLGKNKVFLRAGQIGILDSRRAEVLDSAAKRIQRRLQTFITRRNFKSTRAAASVLQTYCRGCLARKIYEVKRKTAAAVVMQKYVRGWLLRSAYVKLRTAAITLQSSIHGFTRRQKYLYVKRHRAATHIQARWRMRKYRLAFKNRQASIIAIQCLWRRKLAKRELRRLKQEANEAGALRLAKNKLEKRLEDVTLRLQLEKRLRASNEDAKTVEISKLQKTLESLILELDATKLATINECNKNAVLQNQLELSVKEKSALEREIVSNTELKKENAYLKSSMEILESKNAALELALSKAQKERSDAIEKLNEVQQKCSQLQENVKSLEAKLANVEGENHVLRQKALNGTPRSNRAGFLKSNSDKFSAVLALQQSERKAAAYESPTPTKILASFSHGLSESRRPKLTAEKHQENYEFLSSCIKEHLGFKDGKPLAACVIYNCLLHWHAFESERTAIFDYIIEGINEVLKVGDENITLPYWLSNASALLCLLQRNLRSNGFFNATSQRSPRASGLTPRLVHGLKSPFKHVGFDDGLSHMEARYPAILFKQQLTACVEKIFGLIRDNLKKELSQLLNSCIQAPKARHAGKSSRSPGNASQQMLGSQWESIVKFLDSLMSRLRGNHVPSFFIRKLVTQVFSFINIQLFNSLLLRRECCTFSNGEYVKSGLAELEKWIVNAKDEYAGTSWHELKYIRQAVGFLVIHQKRKKSLEEIKQDLCPALTVRQIYRISTMYFDDKYGTQSVSNDVVAQMREMVDKDNHNMPSNSFLLDDDLSIPFSTEDIDMAIPPIDPSDIALPPFLSDHPCARFLLQHQK
- the LOC116215884 gene encoding myosin-15 isoform X2 produces the protein MVNEHKSQSILVSGESGAGKTETTKLIMQYLTYVGGRTVGDDRTVEQQVLESNPLLEAFGNARTVRNDNSSRFGKFVEIQFDTNGRISGAAIRTYLLERSRVVQITDPERNYHCFYQLCASGGDAEKYKLEHPSHFHYLNQSKTYELDGISNAEEYVKTRRAMDIVGISSEDQEAIFRILAAILHLGNIEFSPGKEHDSSVIKDQKSSFHLQIAADLFMCDVKLLLAILCTRSIQTREGNIVKALDCNAAAASRDALAKTVYSRLFDWLVDKINKSVGQDQNSDIQIGVLDIYGFECFDSNSFEQFCINFANEKLQQHFNEHVFKMEQEEYHREEINWSYIDFVDNQDVLDLIEKKPIGIIPLLDEACMFPRSTHQTFSTKLFQHFQSHPRLEKPKFSQTDFTISHYAGKVTYKTETFLDKNRDYVVVEHCNLMSSSRCSLVAGLFSSMPEESARSSYKFSSVSSRFKQQLQALMETLNLTEPHYVRCVKPNSLNRPQKFEKLSILHQLRCGGVLEAVRISLAGYPTRRSYAEFVDRFGLLAPELMDGSYDEKVIAEKILRKLKLDNFQLGKNKVFLRAGQIGILDSRRAEVLDSAAKRIQRRLQTFITRRNFKSTRAAASVLQTYCRGCLARKIYEVKRKTAAAVVMQKYVRGWLLRSAYVKLRTAAITLQSSIHGFTRRQKYLYVKRHRAATHIQARWRMRKYRLAFKNRQASIIAIQCLWRRKLAKRELRRLKQEANEAGALRLAKNKLEKRLEDVTLRLQLEKRLRASNEDAKTVEISKLQKTLESLILELDATKLATINECNKNAVLQNQLELSVKEKSALEREIVSNTELKKENAYLKSSMEILESKNAALELALSKAQKERSDAIEKLNEVQQKCSQLQENVKSLEAKLANVEGENHVLRQKALNGTPRSNRAGFLKSNSDKFSAVLALQQSERKAAAYESPTPTKILASFSHGLSESRRPKLTAEKHQENYEFLSSCIKEHLGFKDGKPLAACVIYNCLLHWHAFESERTAIFDYIIEGINEVLKVGDENITLPYWLSNASALLCLLQRNLRSNGFFNATSQRSPRASGLTPRLVHGLKSPFKHVGFDDGLSHMEARYPAILFKQQLTACVEKIFGLIRDNLKKELSQLLNSCIQAPKARHAGKSSRSPGNASQQMLGSQWESIVKFLDSLMSRLRGNHVPSFFIRKLVTQVFSFINIQLFNSLLLRRECCTFSNGEYVKSGLAELEKWIVNAKDEYAGTSWHELKYIRQAVGFLVIHQKRKKSLEEIKQDLCPALTVRQIYRISTMYFDDKYGTQSVSNDVVAQMREMVDKDNHNMPSNSFLLDDDLSIPFSTEDIDMAIPPIDPSDIALPPFLSDHPCARFLLQHQK